Proteins encoded in a region of the Methanomassiliicoccales archaeon genome:
- the fpoK gene encoding F420H2 dehydrogenase subunit FpoK codes for MIPMEYFLALAAVLFIIGTYGVLTRRNAIVVLMCIELMLNSANINFVAFSAFYDDFRGQVFALFSIAIAAAEVAVGLAILLALSKARDTINIDEVDALRW; via the coding sequence ATGATTCCAATGGAATACTTTCTTGCTTTGGCTGCCGTACTATTTATAATAGGTACTTATGGTGTACTAACAAGGCGGAATGCAATCGTTGTTCTAATGTGTATTGAGCTGATGCTGAATTCTGCCAATATCAACTTCGTTGCCTTTTCAGCATTTTATGATGATTTCCGTGGTCAAGTGTTTGCTCTGTTCTCCATCGCTATAGCAGCTGCTGAGGTGGCGGTAGGATTGGCCATATTGTTGGCTCTATCTAAAGCAAGAGACACAATAAATATCGATGAAGTCGACGCGCTGAGGTGGTAA